A region from the Salvelinus fontinalis isolate EN_2023a chromosome 23, ASM2944872v1, whole genome shotgun sequence genome encodes:
- the LOC129821245 gene encoding uncharacterized protein DKFZp434B061-like: MLGAAAEGTGDASAGSLGFHALAGSRGFLALVGSAGSHPTSCFSRLGRLPRLSRLGRLPRLNRLGRLPHLSRLGMLPSHVMLQPARQAPTPQPTRQAPTPQQARQAPIPRHASAGSAGSHASAGSAGSHASTDSAGSHTSAGSAGSHPTSCFSRLGRLPRLSRLGRLPRLNRLGRLPHLSRLGRLPSHVMPQPARRAPTPRPTRRAPMPRPAHQARPGGMPGWRP; this comes from the coding sequence ATGTTGGGTGCGGCTGCCGAAGGAACCGgggatgcctcagctggctcgttgGGCTTCCATgccttagctggctcgagaggttttctTGCCTTGGTTGGCTCGGCAGgctcccatcccacgtcatgcTTCAGCCGGCTCggcaggctcccacgcctcagccggctcggcaggctcccacgcctcaacCGACTCGGCAGGCTCCCACACCTCAGCAGGCTCGGCATGCTCCCATCTCACGTCATGCTTCAGCCGGCTCggcaggctcccacgcctcaacCGACTCGGCAGGCTCCCACACCTCAGCAGGCTCGGCAGgctcccatcccacgtcatgcTTCAGCCGGCTCggcaggctcccacgcctcagccggctcggcaggctcccacgcctcaacCGACTCGGCAGGCTCCCACACCTCAGCAGGCTCGGCAGGCTCCCATCCCACGTCTTGCTTCAGCCGGCTCggcaggctcccacgcctcagccggctcggcaggctcccacgcctcaacCGACTCGGCAGGCTCCCACACCTCAGCAGGCTCGGCAGgctcccatcccacgtcatgcctcagccggctcgtcgggctccaaCGCCTCGGCCGACTCGTCGGGCTCCCATGCCTCGGCCGGCCCATCAAGCTCGCCCAGGTGGGATGCCTGGGTGGCGCCCCTAG